The sequence GCGCAAGCGGGGAATCAAGCCGATCATCGGTTGCGAGGTGTACGTCGCCAACGGCGATCGGCGCAATCACAGCGGCACGCCCGGAGAGACGGCCAACCATCTCGTGCTGCTCGCATCCGACATGGCGGGCTACCACAACCTGATCAAGCTCGTATCGGCAGGCTACACCGATGGCTTCTACTACAAGCCGCGCATCGACAAGGAGTTGCTGGCCGACCATGCCGACGGCATCATCGGACTCAGCAGTTGCCTGAAGGGGGAGGTGGCCACCCACCTCTGCCGCGATCAGCCGACGAGAGCCCGCGAAGCCGCAGCGAGCTTTCGGGACATCCTCGGCGCGAACAACTTCTTCCTGGAGATGCAATACCAGGGCATCGACGACCAGCAGGTCGTAAACCGGGGCCTGCCGCCCATAGCCGCGGATCTCGGTCTGCCGCTCGTCTGTACCAACGACGTGCACTACCTGCGGCAGGGCGACCATCGTCCGCACGACGTGCTGCTGTGCATCGGGACGGGGAAGAACGTCGCCGACGAGAAACGCCTGCGCTACCACGGCGATCAGTTCTACCTCAAGACGCCGGCGGAGATGGCGGCCGTCTTCGGCGACTTTCCCGAGGCCCTCCGCAATACGGTGGCCATTGCGGAGCGGTGCGACGTGGACCTGTCCGGCACGGTTCACCGGCTGCCGAACTTCGACGTGCCGGCGCCGTTCGAGTCCCCGGAAGACTACTTCGCCGCCGTGGCGCGTGCCGGCTTCGACGAGCGCCGCCCGCGGCTGCAGGCCCTGCGCGAGCGGGGCGCGCTGCGGCACGACGTCGAGCAGTACGAGCGGCGGTTGACGTACGAGATCGAGATGATCCGGAAGATGGGTTACGCGGGGTACTTCCTCATCGTCTGGGACTTCATCCGCTACGCCCGCGAGCGGGGAATCCCGGTCGGGCCGGGCCGCGGCTCGGCGGCCGGCAGCCTCGTCGCCTACTGCATGCGGATCACGGACGTCGACCCACTGGAGCTGGACCTGATCTTCGAGCGCTTTCTCAACCCGGAACGCGTGTCCCTCCCCGACATCGACATCGACTTCTGCGAGCGGCGGCGCGGCGAGGTGATCGAGTACGTGACGCGCAAGTACGGGCGCGAGAACGTGGCCCAGATCATCACGTTCGGGACTATGAAGGCGCGGGCGGTCGTTCGCGACGTCGGGCGGACTCTCGGCATGTCCTATGCCGAAGTCGACCGGGTGGCGAAGCAGATCCCCCAGACCCTCGACATGACGCTCTCCAAGGCGCTCGCGGAGAACCCGGCGCTCGGGGAGATGCAGCGGACCACGCCGCAGGTGCAGGAGTTGCTCGACGTCGCACAGCGGCTCGAAGGGGTCACCCGGCACGCCTCGGTACATGCCGCGGGGGTGGTGATCGCGCCGGCCCCGATCACCGAGTTCGCTCCGCTCTACAAGAAGGACGACATCGTAACCACGCAGTGGGCCATGAACGAGGTCGAGCGCATCGGCCTCCTCAAGATGGACTTTCTCGGCCTCAGCACGCTGACGCTGTTGCACGACGCGGTGGATCACATCCGGCGCTCGACCGGCGAGACGATCCGGCTGGATGGGATTCCGCTCGACGACGAGAAGGCCTACCGGCTGTTCGGCAGCGGGCAGACGCTCGGCATCTTTCAGTTCGAGAGCTCCGGCATGCGCGAGACGCTGCGCAAGGCCAAGCCGCAGCGGTTCGAGGACCTGATCGCCCTGAACGCGCTCTACCGCCCGGGTCCGCTCGGCGCCGGGGTCATCGACACCTTCATCGACCGCAAGGACGGCAAGGAGGAGATCGAGTACGACACGCCGAAGCTCGAGCCGATCCTGCACGGCACCTACGGCGTGATCGCCTACCAGGAGCAGGTCATGCGCATTGCCAGCGACCTGGCCGGCTTCACGATGGGCGAGGCCGACGTGCTGCGCAAGGCGATGGGCAAGAAGATCGCGTCGGTGATGGAAGCCCAGCGCGAGAAGTTCCTGACCGGTGCGGTCGAGCGGGGTCTCGCCACGGAAGTCGCCAGGAAGATCTGGGACCTGATGGAGTACTTCGCCGGCTACGGGTTCAACAAGAGCCATTCGGCGGCGTACGCGCTCCTCGCCTACCAGACCGCGTACCTGAAAGCGAACTACCCGGCGTGCTTCATGGCCGCGCTGCTGACGATCGAGCGGCAGAACACCGACAAGGTCGCACTGTACCTGGGCGAGTGCCGGGATCTCGGGGTGAGCGTGCTGCCCCCCGACGTCAACGAGAGCGAATGGGCGTTCACCGTGACGCCGGCGGGCGTCCGGTTCGGGCTCGGCGCGATCAAGAACGTCGGCGACGGCGCGGTCGAATCGATTCTGGCGGCGCGCCGGGAGTCCGGCCGGCTCACGTCGCTGAACCGACTGTGCGAGGACGTGGACCTGCGGCTGGTCAACAAGCGGGTCCTGGAGAGCCTCGTCAAGGCGGGCGCGTTCGACGGCCTCTGCGGAGACGACGCTGCGAGTGGCAACGGGACCGACCGGCGCCGACGCTCGGCGCAGCTCCTCGCGGCCGTCGACGGCGCGATCGAGCACGGCAGCCGGCGCCAGCGGAACCGCGACCGCGGGCAGCACGAGCTGTTCGGAGAATCGGAAGCCCTTCAG comes from Acidobacteriota bacterium and encodes:
- a CDS encoding DNA polymerase III subunit alpha, whose product is MADFVHLHLHTEYSLLDGACRIGEMLDEAVRLEMPAVAVTEHGNLFSAVKFHDAARKRGIKPIIGCEVYVANGDRRNHSGTPGETANHLVLLASDMAGYHNLIKLVSAGYTDGFYYKPRIDKELLADHADGIIGLSSCLKGEVATHLCRDQPTRAREAAASFRDILGANNFFLEMQYQGIDDQQVVNRGLPPIAADLGLPLVCTNDVHYLRQGDHRPHDVLLCIGTGKNVADEKRLRYHGDQFYLKTPAEMAAVFGDFPEALRNTVAIAERCDVDLSGTVHRLPNFDVPAPFESPEDYFAAVARAGFDERRPRLQALRERGALRHDVEQYERRLTYEIEMIRKMGYAGYFLIVWDFIRYARERGIPVGPGRGSAAGSLVAYCMRITDVDPLELDLIFERFLNPERVSLPDIDIDFCERRRGEVIEYVTRKYGRENVAQIITFGTMKARAVVRDVGRTLGMSYAEVDRVAKQIPQTLDMTLSKALAENPALGEMQRTTPQVQELLDVAQRLEGVTRHASVHAAGVVIAPAPITEFAPLYKKDDIVTTQWAMNEVERIGLLKMDFLGLSTLTLLHDAVDHIRRSTGETIRLDGIPLDDEKAYRLFGSGQTLGIFQFESSGMRETLRKAKPQRFEDLIALNALYRPGPLGAGVIDTFIDRKDGKEEIEYDTPKLEPILHGTYGVIAYQEQVMRIASDLAGFTMGEADVLRKAMGKKIASVMEAQREKFLTGAVERGLATEVARKIWDLMEYFAGYGFNKSHSAAYALLAYQTAYLKANYPACFMAALLTIERQNTDKVALYLGECRDLGVSVLPPDVNESEWAFTVTPAGVRFGLGAIKNVGDGAVESILAARRESGRLTSLNRLCEDVDLRLVNKRVLESLVKAGAFDGLCGDDAASGNGTDRRRRSAQLLAAVDGAIEHGSRRQRNRDRGQHELFGESEALQADGTATRLPDVPSWTEGEQLAFEKEALGLYLSGHPIDRFRRELDRAGVRAIETLDQPAASATVAGIVSQRRDLKTKKGDPMAVVTVEDRGGRLEAVVFPEAFRKYGRLLDVDALVTVNGKLEIDEDAARLIVSEVRPVDALLSAAGRPLAIRLAAPPADRATLEALRSVFGRHPGNGRVALEIELRGQSPPLRVRARLNRVRVQPSDRLAEDVEKVCGKGALSWG